From a region of the Pseudomonas fulva 12-X genome:
- a CDS encoding GNAT family N-acetyltransferase produces MTLNIRPAVREDAALILRFITDLAIYEKAEHEVKTDVAGIENSLFGEGSTAHGLICELNGEPMGYAVYFFNYSTWLGKHGLYLEDLYITPQQRGVGAGKALLRHLAKLAVARGCGRFEWSVLDWNTPAIEFYDSIGAKPQNEWIGYRLTGEALTSFAAG; encoded by the coding sequence ATGACCCTGAACATCCGCCCCGCAGTACGCGAAGACGCTGCCCTGATCCTGCGTTTCATCACCGACCTGGCCATCTACGAGAAGGCCGAGCACGAGGTGAAAACCGATGTCGCCGGTATCGAGAACAGCCTGTTCGGCGAGGGCAGCACAGCCCACGGGCTGATCTGCGAACTGAACGGCGAGCCGATGGGCTACGCGGTGTATTTCTTCAATTACTCGACCTGGCTGGGCAAGCACGGCCTGTACCTGGAAGACCTGTACATCACCCCGCAGCAGCGCGGCGTCGGCGCCGGCAAGGCGCTGCTGCGCCACCTGGCCAAGCTGGCGGTGGCGCGCGGTTGCGGTCGTTTCGAGTGGTCGGTGCTGGACTGGAACACGCCGGCCATCGAGTTCTACGACTCCATCGGCGCCAAGCCGCAGAACGAGTGGATCGGCTATCGCCTGACTGGCGAAGCCCTGACGAGCTTCGCCGCCGGCTGA
- a CDS encoding glutathione S-transferase family protein, with protein MLRLHGFAVSNYYNMVKLALLEKGVPFEEVLVFASRDEAFLAISPRGKVPVLQCEHGYISETSAILEYIEALGQGPALLPKGAYQQARVRELTKYIELYIELPARACYAQAFFGLQVDPAIVAKSREELLGGIDALKRLGKFAPYVAGESLSIADLYFLYSVDLAAAVAHKVFAMDLLGDFPKARELLDSFAKNPNVQRIAADKDAMMGPFLAHMKARFGG; from the coding sequence ATGCTCAGGCTCCATGGCTTCGCCGTCAGCAACTACTACAACATGGTCAAGCTCGCCCTGCTGGAAAAGGGAGTGCCGTTCGAGGAGGTGCTGGTCTTTGCCTCCCGCGACGAGGCCTTCCTGGCGATCAGCCCGCGCGGCAAGGTGCCGGTTCTGCAATGCGAGCACGGCTACATCAGTGAAACGTCGGCGATTCTCGAATACATCGAGGCGCTGGGTCAGGGCCCGGCGCTGCTGCCCAAGGGCGCCTACCAGCAGGCGCGGGTACGCGAGCTGACCAAGTACATCGAGCTGTATATCGAGCTACCTGCGCGCGCCTGTTATGCCCAGGCGTTCTTTGGCCTGCAGGTTGATCCGGCAATCGTGGCCAAAAGCCGCGAGGAACTGCTCGGCGGCATCGATGCGCTCAAGCGCCTGGGCAAGTTTGCGCCCTATGTGGCGGGCGAAAGCCTGAGCATCGCTGACCTGTACTTCCTGTACAGCGTCGACCTGGCCGCTGCCGTGGCTCACAAGGTGTTCGCCATGGATCTGCTGGGCGATTTTCCCAAGGCCAGAGAACTGCTCGACAGCTTCGCCAAGAACCCCAACGTGCAGCGCATCGCGGCCGACAAGGACGCGATGATGGGCCCGTTCCTGGCCCACATGAAGGCTCGCTTCGGCGGCTGA
- a CDS encoding DUF4282 domain-containing protein gives MKNLFFFDAMLTPKIITFVYWLLLLSVAVSGLTMMFGAYGSFIGGLGTLIGGAIGARIWCELMIVLFKIHENLQKIANRP, from the coding sequence ATGAAGAACCTGTTCTTCTTCGACGCGATGCTCACCCCGAAAATCATCACCTTCGTCTACTGGCTGTTGTTGCTCAGCGTGGCCGTGAGCGGCCTGACGATGATGTTCGGCGCCTACGGCAGCTTCATCGGCGGCCTCGGCACCCTGATCGGCGGCGCCATCGGCGCGCGCATCTGGTGCGAGCTGATGATCGTGTTGTTCAAGATCCACGAGAACCTGCAGAAGATCGCCAACCGTCCCTAA
- the argH gene encoding argininosuccinate lyase yields the protein MSQEKTNQSWGGRFSEPVDAFVARFTASVEFDKRLYRHDIMGSIAHATMLAKVGVLSDAERDSIIDGLKQIQGEIEAGSFDWRVDLEDVHMNIEARLTDRIGVTGKKLHTGRSRNDQVATDIRLWLRDEIDLILAEITRLQQGLLEQAEREAETIMPGFTHLQTAQPVTFGHHLLAWFEMLSRDYERLVDCRKRTNRMPLGSAALAGTTYPIQREITAELLGFDAVGGNSLDGVSDRDFAIEFCAAASLAMMHLSRFSEELVLWTSAQFQFIDLPDRFCTGSSIMPQKKNPDVPELVRGKTGRVFGALTGLLTLMKGQPLAYNKDNQEDKEPLFDAADTLRDSLRAFADMIPAIKPKHAIMREAALRGFSTATDLADYLVRKGLPFRDCHEIVGHAVKYGVDSGKDLAEMSLDELRQFSDQIEQDVFAVLTLEGSVNARNHIGGTAPNQVRAAVLRGRELLASR from the coding sequence ATGAGCCAAGAAAAAACCAATCAGTCCTGGGGCGGCCGCTTCAGCGAGCCCGTCGACGCCTTCGTCGCCCGTTTCACCGCTTCGGTGGAATTCGACAAGCGCCTGTATCGCCACGACATCATGGGCTCCATCGCCCACGCCACCATGCTGGCCAAGGTCGGCGTGCTGAGCGACGCCGAGCGCGACTCGATCATCGACGGCCTCAAGCAGATTCAGGGCGAGATCGAGGCCGGCAGCTTCGACTGGCGCGTCGACCTGGAAGACGTGCACATGAACATCGAGGCGCGCCTGACCGACCGCATCGGCGTGACCGGCAAGAAGCTGCACACCGGCCGCTCGCGCAACGATCAGGTGGCCACCGACATCCGCCTGTGGCTGCGTGACGAGATCGACCTGATCCTGGCCGAAATCACCCGCCTGCAGCAGGGCCTGCTGGAACAGGCCGAGCGCGAAGCCGAGACCATCATGCCCGGCTTCACCCACCTGCAAACCGCCCAGCCGGTAACCTTCGGCCATCATCTGCTGGCCTGGTTCGAAATGCTTTCGCGCGACTACGAGCGCCTGGTCGACTGCCGCAAGCGCACCAACCGCATGCCCCTGGGCAGCGCTGCGCTGGCCGGCACCACCTACCCGATCCAGCGCGAGATCACTGCCGAGCTGCTGGGCTTCGACGCCGTGGGCGGCAATTCTCTGGACGGCGTGTCGGATCGCGACTTCGCCATCGAATTCTGCGCCGCCGCGTCCCTGGCGATGATGCACCTGTCGCGCTTCTCCGAAGAGCTGGTGCTGTGGACCAGCGCCCAGTTTCAGTTCATCGATCTGCCGGATCGTTTCTGCACCGGCTCCTCGATCATGCCGCAGAAGAAGAATCCCGACGTACCCGAGCTGGTACGCGGCAAGACCGGCCGCGTGTTCGGCGCCCTGACCGGCCTGCTGACCCTGATGAAAGGCCAGCCGCTGGCTTACAACAAGGACAACCAGGAAGACAAGGAACCGCTGTTCGACGCCGCCGACACCTTGCGTGATTCGTTGCGCGCCTTCGCCGACATGATCCCGGCGATCAAACCCAAGCACGCCATCATGCGCGAAGCGGCGCTGCGCGGTTTCTCCACCGCCACCGACCTGGCCGACTACCTGGTGCGCAAGGGCCTGCCGTTCCGCGACTGCCACGAGATCGTCGGCCACGCCGTGAAGTACGGCGTCGACAGCGGCAAGGACCTGGCCGAAATGAGCCTCGACGAACTGCGCCAGTTCAGCGACCAGATCGAGCAGGACGTGTTCGCCGTGCTGACTCTGGAAGGCTCGGTGAATGCTCGTAACCATATTGGCGGCACTGCACCGAATCAGGTGCGCGCAGCAGTGCTGCGCGGCCGTGAACTGCTGGCCAGCCGCTAA
- a CDS encoding sensor histidine kinase, producing MNDTRKTSTPKAPNDFFVPELCQPEALLSTVLLAELLVLVLVLAEPMLPGFDWVRLALTSLFVQWIVLLSSALLCRLRPLLARLPAMWAGAACCALVVGLTLGCTAVADYYDLGGPLPHEGEVNLYLRHALISLIMSALLLRYFYLQSQWRRQEQAELRARIESLQARIRPHFLFNSLNSIASLVVTDSARAEQAVLDLSDLFRASLAKPGSLVSWSEELELARRYLSIEQYRLGERLQLQWDVDDVPADLPIPQLTLQPLLENALIYGIQPRIEGGLVQISATYTDGIFHLSVCNPYEEGSAPMASRGTHQALANIDARLAALFGSQANLSVERRDGLHYTRLRYPCARPMQEARSL from the coding sequence ATGAACGACACACGCAAGACCTCGACCCCCAAGGCGCCGAACGATTTCTTCGTGCCCGAACTGTGCCAGCCCGAAGCGCTGCTCAGCACCGTGCTGCTCGCCGAACTGCTGGTGCTGGTACTGGTGCTAGCCGAGCCGATGTTGCCCGGTTTCGACTGGGTGCGCCTGGCGCTGACCTCGCTGTTCGTACAGTGGATCGTGCTTCTGTCCTCGGCATTGTTGTGCCGGTTGCGCCCGCTGCTCGCCAGGCTGCCAGCGATGTGGGCGGGGGCGGCCTGCTGTGCATTGGTGGTGGGGCTCACGCTGGGCTGCACGGCGGTCGCCGACTATTACGATCTTGGCGGGCCGCTGCCCCATGAGGGCGAGGTCAACCTGTACCTTCGTCATGCACTGATCAGCCTGATCATGTCGGCGTTGCTACTGCGTTATTTCTACCTGCAGAGCCAGTGGCGGCGTCAGGAGCAGGCCGAGCTGCGCGCGCGCATCGAGTCGCTGCAGGCGCGCATCCGCCCGCACTTCCTGTTCAACAGTTTGAACAGCATCGCGAGCCTGGTTGTCACAGATTCTGCCAGGGCGGAACAGGCGGTGCTGGATCTATCCGACCTGTTCCGGGCAAGCCTGGCCAAGCCCGGAAGCCTCGTCAGTTGGAGCGAGGAACTGGAACTGGCACGGCGGTACCTGTCGATCGAGCAATACCGGCTTGGCGAGCGGCTACAGTTGCAGTGGGACGTCGATGACGTGCCCGCCGACCTGCCGATTCCCCAGCTGACTCTGCAGCCGCTGCTGGAGAACGCTCTGATCTACGGTATCCAGCCACGTATCGAGGGGGGACTGGTGCAGATATCAGCCACATACACCGATGGGATTTTCCATCTCAGCGTCTGCAATCCCTATGAGGAGGGCAGCGCGCCCATGGCTTCGCGCGGTACGCACCAGGCACTGGCCAACATCGATGCGCGGCTTGCGGCACTTTTCGGTTCGCAGGCCAATCTGAGTGTGGAGCGCCGCGATGGCCTTCACTACACCCGTCTACGCTACCCATGTGCAAGACCCATGCAGGAAGCCAGATCATTATGA
- a CDS encoding 2-dehydro-3-deoxy-6-phosphogalactonate aldolase — MSATYLRELPLIAILRGVTPEEIMPVGLALYEAGFRAIEIPLNSPEPLHSIGLLAAELGERALIGAGTVLSVRQVEEVAQAGGRLIVSPNCNAQVIQATRQAGLFSAPGVATPSEGFAALEAGADVLKLFPAEQFNPAIVKAWRAVFARDVALLPVGGITPANMAGYLAAGASGFGLGSALYKPGMSAREVGDNAAAFVAAWQAIPR, encoded by the coding sequence ATGTCCGCTACCTACCTTCGCGAGCTGCCACTGATCGCCATCCTGCGCGGCGTCACCCCCGAGGAAATCATGCCCGTGGGCCTGGCGCTCTACGAGGCCGGTTTCCGGGCCATCGAGATTCCCCTGAACTCGCCCGAGCCGCTGCACAGCATCGGTCTGCTGGCGGCCGAGCTGGGCGAGCGCGCGCTGATCGGCGCCGGCACCGTGCTCAGCGTCCGTCAGGTCGAGGAGGTGGCGCAGGCCGGTGGCCGGCTGATCGTCTCGCCCAACTGCAACGCCCAGGTGATTCAGGCGACTCGCCAGGCCGGGCTGTTCAGTGCACCGGGTGTGGCGACGCCGAGCGAAGGTTTCGCGGCGCTCGAAGCGGGTGCCGACGTGCTCAAGCTGTTTCCGGCCGAACAGTTCAACCCGGCGATCGTCAAGGCGTGGCGTGCGGTGTTCGCCAGGGACGTCGCGCTGCTGCCGGTGGGCGGCATCACCCCGGCGAACATGGCAGGTTACCTGGCGGCGGGCGCCAGTGGCTTCGGGCTCGGTTCGGCGTTGTACAAGCCCGGCATGAGCGCCCGTGAGGTGGGTGACAATGCCGCCGCTTTCGTCGCGGCCTGGCAGGCGATCCCGCGCTGA
- a CDS encoding IclR family transcriptional regulator: MQTDHDKQAPAGAQALFRGLAVIDAVAQGACSLADIGAAIGCTRSTTHRLIAALVQADYLRALGGSSGGYQLGPRLIELGYKARAQMPLSRLAHGHLVRLAQATQDTVHLGVRDGRDVLYIDKLPGSRGLEMRSRIGLRMPLALTGIGKALMLDLPESEWQALHEHGRQLRAGSAMMSWEAFRDRLRDYANGGFSLDLEENELGIRCVAAPIRDAGGQIVAALSVASAVPYMPEARLHDLRPEVIACAQSISAELGWRP, encoded by the coding sequence ATGCAAACAGATCACGACAAACAGGCGCCGGCGGGCGCTCAGGCGCTGTTTCGCGGCCTGGCGGTCATCGATGCCGTCGCCCAGGGCGCCTGCAGCTTGGCCGATATTGGCGCCGCCATCGGCTGCACGCGCAGCACCACTCACCGGCTGATCGCCGCCCTGGTGCAGGCGGATTACCTGCGCGCCCTGGGCGGCAGCAGTGGCGGTTACCAGCTTGGCCCGCGGCTGATCGAGCTCGGCTACAAGGCTCGCGCGCAGATGCCGCTGAGCAGGCTCGCGCATGGGCACCTCGTCCGCTTGGCCCAGGCCACCCAGGACACCGTGCACCTGGGCGTGCGTGACGGCCGCGATGTGCTGTACATCGACAAGCTGCCAGGCAGCCGTGGCCTGGAAATGCGCTCGCGCATCGGCCTGCGCATGCCGCTGGCACTGACCGGCATCGGCAAGGCGCTGATGCTCGACCTGCCGGAAAGCGAATGGCAGGCGCTGCATGAGCACGGCCGCCAGTTGCGGGCCGGCAGCGCCATGATGTCTTGGGAAGCGTTTCGTGACCGCCTGCGCGACTACGCCAACGGCGGCTTCAGCCTCGACCTGGAAGAGAACGAGCTGGGGATTCGCTGCGTGGCCGCGCCGATACGTGATGCCGGTGGGCAGATCGTCGCTGCCCTGAGCGTGGCCAGCGCCGTGCCCTATATGCCCGAGGCGCGCCTGCACGACCTGCGCCCCGAGGTCATCGCCTGCGCGCAGTCGATTTCCGCCGAGCTGGGCTGGCGGCCCTGA